GACATCGCGTTCACATAGGTCGTGTCCTGGAGGATCGACTTGCGAACGGTCCGTTCGTCAGGCGATGGGGGCGGAGGTGGGGTCGGAGGCATACGGCGCTCCCGCGGACGCTGCGCCCACGCCGCACGCATCGCAAACGAGAATGAGAACGGCGACGAGGACGCAGCGGGAGGCAGCCTTCAGCGCGGTGCCTCCCGGAGTTGTGGTTGAGGTGGCAGCCCATCGGAGGGACGAGCTCCGCGAGTCCTCAACCCAACGCTCCACACCGTTCCGGCCCCGCAGACGTTCGACCTGCACCGAATCGAGCCTACGGCGCAACGCTCTTCCAGGCGTCGATGCGACGGCTCCAGGTGTCCATGTCGAAGTTGGCCGGACGTTCGTAGTCCTGGTTCACCAGGAGTTCCTCCAGCGTCACCGGCGCCGTGCGGACGCCCCCTTCCGGCACCTCGCGCCCGGCGATCCAGACGATCGCATTGAGGACCGCCGTCCGGAAACCCGGGTGCGCCCAGTTCCAGTGGTAATGTGCGCCGGTGATGCCGAAGCCGCGGCCGGGCATCTGTCCGCGCTGATAGGTCCACATGAGATGCTGGGATTCGCGGCGTTCCAGAACGGCCGCCCGCACCTGGGGGTTGCCCGAGTGCGGTCCGTCGGGGCGGCTGAGCGATTCCGGCGGCGGCAGGGCGCTGAAAATGGGCACGACCTGTTCCAGATCGTCGGCAAACCGCATGTGGTAATACCACTCGTCGTAGATCTCGAAGGGCTTCACTCCACGGGCCGCCGGGTGCCCGGGCAACTGCCGGATGCTGGCCGTCCAGTGCGGGTTCACCGACCAGTGGGTCTCGAAGTAACCGCCAAGCCAGCGCAGGAAATAGTCGCCCGAATCCCCCTTGGGAATCTCGACGGCGTAGTGAATTGCCCCGAGTCCGACCCCCCGCTTCATCACCTCGTCCAGCCGGTCCAGGTGAGGCAACGCCATGTGACCGCCGCCACCATTCGAGAACATCACGATCGCATCGGCATTGTCGAAGGCGGTCGGGTCCTTGGGCCATCCATTCGTGTACACCGCCGACTGGATGCCCTCGACGTTCTCCCCAAGCAACCGGGCCAGCAGCAGGCATCCGGCTCGATGCTCGTGGTTGCCGTATCCATGGCTGAGCGTCCCCGCCACGAACACCACCTTCTTGCGGTCATCGCTCAATGGCAGACGCCGCAGCTGGACGTCCCGGATCTCCACCCGCATCGGCGGACCGCTGTGCAACTGGAAGGCCAGCAGCCCGTCGAATCGCGCCTCCGACCCGAGATCGATGAGCTCGCTCATCTTCACCCCGTTGACCCGGGTCACCAGGTGGTTTCCCCGCGCCGTGATGTGGTACTCGTTCCAGTCGCGCAACCGCACCCGGGCAGCCAGCGCGTCGCCATCGCCCCAACGCGTCACCGTGCGTGTCCCGTCCGGCGCGATCACCACCGTCTCGCCACGGCGCGCCAGGATGCCGCGCCCGCGCTCCTCGTACAGCGCCCCCGTCCAGCCGTCATTCGACAGGTCCGGCTGGTAGCCGCCGACGACGTAGGTGCCGTGGCGGACGGACCGGATCTGGACGCCGGAATTGGCATAGTCCGTCGGCATCCGGAACCGGAGCCGGATCTCGAAATCGTCCACCCCGCCGCGTTCCCAGATGAGGAAGGTGTTCCCCTCGGCCACATTCGAGGGTGTCGTCTCGCCCACGATCGACCCGTTCTCGACCCGCCAGAATCGCGGGTCGCCGCTCCAGCCCTCGAGCGTGGTCCCGTCAAAGATGCGCTGGAAACCCGGCTCCGTTCCAGGCGCGGCGGCGGCAGGGAGCACCGTCCACACAAGACAGGCGACGGCAACGCAGAGTCGGGAGGTTCGAAACGGATTCATGATGGTGTGGCCCACAATGGGCGGGGCCGGTGACGGGCACAGGTTGAAGCCCATTGCCCTGGGGGTTCAAGACGGTTCTCAACCCGGTTCCACGACCCGGTGCATCCCGGAGTTGTGGGTGAGGAGGCAGCGGATCGGAGGGACGAGCTCCGCGAGTCCTCATCCCAACGCACCCCATCGTTGCGGCCTCGTGGAACTCGGCCCTCCAAAGCCACGCCTCGCGAAGCCCGCACCTCTCCCCGCAACTCCGGGATGCACGGTCCACGACCAGTCCCCCTTCGGGGGCTGGCGCGGTGTCGTCCCCGATGGCATCGTGATCGCTCTTATGGTTGTAAGCCCCTCGGCTCTGCGCCGGTTTCTAAGCTTCGGGATCGGGTTCGCCACACTCGCCGGCGCCACCGCCGCGACCGCCGCCACCGTCACAGGGTTCGCTCCGGATCGCGGCCCCGCCGGCACCGAGGTCGTCATCGTCGGCACCGGATTGCAGTCGGCCACCCAGGTGTACTTCGGCACCACGGAAGCCCCCGGCGAAATCCTCGCCCGCGCCGCCACCAGCGTCCGCGTCCGCGTCCCCCCCAATGCCTTCAGCGGTCCCATTTCCGTGTTCACCGGCACGGGCGCGGCAACGAGTTCCCAGATCTTCGTGGCCGCGCCCCGGATCGAGCTCTTCGAGCCGGCCTTCGGCATCCCCGGCACCGAGGTGCAGCTCTTCGGCGCCAACTTCGCCACCGGCCTCGCCGGAGGTCGCGGGCAGGTCACAGCGGTCACCTTCGACGGGCAGGCGGCCCAATTCCAGGTGGTCGCCCTCAACCAGCTTCGCGCCGTCGTCCCTCCCAATGCCCGGACCGGACCGATCCGCGTCGTGAACGAGGCCGGCAGCGCCACGACGCCGGTTCCCTTCCACGTTGCCGCGGTCCTCAGTGGTTTCGCCCCACCCCGCGCCCGCCCCGGAGACACCATCGAGATCCGCGGAAGCAATCTCGGCCAGGCCCTCCGCGTCGAGTTCGGTACCGCCCCGGCCGCCTTCGCGGCCCAATCCCCCACCAACCTGCTGGCCGTCGTCCCAACCAACGCCGTCCGCGCCGCCCTCCAGATCGTCACCCCTGCCGGAGCCGCCTTCACCTCGAGCAACTTCGTCGTGCTGCCCCGCATCATTTCCTTCCACCCGCCCACAGGCAGCACAGGTACCAATGTCGTCCTCGAAGGCGGCGGCTTCCAAGGGGTCACCGACGTCCAGTTCAACGGCGTCAAAGCCAGCTTCACCGCCACCTCACCCACCCGGGTCACCGCCGTCGTCCCCGCTGGCGCCACCACGGGCCCCATCAAGATCGTCACCCCGGACGGCGACTTCACCACCGAAGCCAGCTTCACCCTGCCGCCCCGCATCACCGCCTTCACCCCCGGCACCGGCAGGCGCGGCGACACCGTCACCGTGGACGGACAGAATCTCAACGGCGTCACCCGACTCCTGTTCCACCATGCGGAGGCGCCATTCACAGTCGTTTCTCCAACGCGCCTCACCGCCGTCGTCCCCGCCCTGGCCACCACCGGCCGGCTGACACTGGAAAGCCCTGCCGGATCAGAGGTCAGCGCGGCCACCTTCACCGTCCTGCCCGTTCTCGACGGGTTCTCGCCCAACACCGGCCCCTTCGGCACCGCCGTTCACCTCGCCGGCGCCGGCCTCACCAACCTGGCCTGGGTCCGACTGGGCGACGCCGACGCCACCTTCACCGTCATCGACGCCACCAACGTCCGGGTCGTCGTGCCCCTTGCCGCCTTCAGCGGCCCGTTCCACGTCCGCACCGCCGGCGGCGTCGAGGTTTCGTCCTCGGCCAGCTTCTTCGTCACCGGCGCCCAACCCGTCCTCAACGCCTTCCAGCCCGCCACCGGAAACGCCGGAACATCGGTCACCCTGACGGGACTTGGCCTGCGAACCGCCTCCCAGGTGACCTTCGGAAGCGTCAACGCGCCGTTCACGGTCGTCTCGGGAACGGAACTCCGCGCCACCGCTCCCGCTGGTGTCACCACTGGACGAATCGCCGTCACCACCCTCGACGGCATCGCGGTAAGCGCCTCCGACTTCATCGTGGACAGCGGCGTCGTGCGGCTGGCGATCGAGGTGGCGGAAGGGCAATTGGTCCTGCGCTGGCCTGCCGGTGCGACGGACTACACCCTCGAATCCTCCACCGTCCTGGGACCGGACGCCGCCTGGGCCGCGGTTCCCGGGACGCCGGTGGTTCAGGGCGCCCAGAGGACACTCACCCTGCCCCTCCCCGGCACCGGCACCCGCTACTTCCGTCTCCGCCAGTGACCCCGGGCAACGGGGTCAGGCCCGTACACGGCACATTCCCCAGAAACCCTTCGGGCGACGGTCCTTTCGTCCTGGGCCGGCGTCGGCCCGGCCGTGACAGCCCGCTGCGGGGATGCACCGGCCTCGCCTTCCCCCGGCTGCGGAACCCGTATCCCTCATCGCAGGGCCCCTTCCGGTTTTCAGACAGGCTCTAAAGCACTAAAGCAGCGTCGTCTGCAGCGCCTCCTTTTCGAAGGGCTCCCGGAAACTTGTCGCCCGAGCCGCCCGCCGTTCCATGCTGTGCTTCTCCATCGACGGGCTGAACGGCACGGGATAATCGCCATTGTAACAGGCGAGGCAGAATGAGTCCTTCGGCGCCCCCACGGCCTTCACCATGCCCTCCAGCGAGAGGTATCCCAGCGAATCCGCGTTCAGGTACCGCCGGATCTCATCGATCGTGTAATTGGCCGCCATCAGCTTCGAACGGTCCGGGAAGTCGATCCCGTACACGCACGGATTCATGTGCGGAGGGCAGCTCACCACGACATGCACCTCCTTGGCCCCGGCCTCCTTCAGGCTGGTCACCCGCGCCTTCGAGGTCGTCCCCCGCACGATCGAGTCGTCCACAATCACCACCCGCTGCCCACGCACCAGATCCGCAATCAGGTTCAACTTCACCCGCACATTGAAATCCCGGATCAACTGGCTCGGCTGAAGGAAGCTCCGTCCGACGTAGTGGTTCCGGACGAAGGCCATTTCGTACGGGATCCCCGACTCCAGGGCATACCCCAACGCCGCGTAGTTCCCGCTGTCGGGCACCGGCACCACAATGTCCGCATCCACCGGAAACTCCCGGGCCAGTTGCCGGCCCAACTCGACGCGGGCCCGGTACACGCTCTGGTTGCCAATCGTGCTGTCCGGCCGCGCGAAGTACACATACTCGAAGATGCAGAACGCCCGCCGCTGGTGTTCCGGGAACGGATGAAAGCTCCGCACCCCCTCCCCGTTGATGATCACCACCTCGCCAGGCTCGATATCCCGCTCGAGCTTGGCCCCGATCAGGTCGAAGGCACACGTCTCCGACGCCAGCACCCACGCATCCCCCAGTCGCCCCAGCGACAACGGCCGGAACCCGAACGGATCCCGCACCCCCACCAACTCCTGGTTGGTCAGGATCACCAGCGAGAACGCCCCTTCGATCCTTCGCAGCGCCGACAACAACGCATTCGGCTCCCCGTTCCCCGCCGGCTGCGCCATCAGATGCAGGATGATCTCGCTGTCCACGCTCGTCTGGAAGATCGATCCCCGCTCCTCCAGTTCCTCGCGCAACTGCCCCGCATTGGTCAGGTTGCCATTGTGCCCGATCGCCAGTTCCCCCCGCGCGCAGTTCACCACCAGCGGCTGCGCGTTTTGCAGGATCGATGAGCCCGTCGTGGAATACCGCGTGTGCCCGATCGCCGAGTGCCCCACCAGACCGTGCAGCATCTCGCCGCTGAACACCGAGGAGACCAGCCCCATCCCGATGTGCCGCCGAAACTGCTTCCCGTCGCTGGTCACTATCCCCGCGCTCTCCTGACCCCGATGCTGCAGGGCGTACAACCCGCAGTACGTGAGCTCCGCAGCGTTTGGAGTGCCGTAGATGCCGAAGACGCCGCAGTAATGCTTGGGATGGGATGGGTTGTACGACATCGTCGCGAACGCCTAGCTTCGCCGCCCACCCCACCGCCGCAAGCGCCAAAACCGGTGGTCGCCCACCCGCCGCCATCCATCCCGGAGTCGTGGGGAGAGGTGCGAGCTTCGCGAAGCAGGGCATCGGAGGGCCAGGTTCCACGATGCCGCAAAGGTGGGGTGCTTTGGGTTGTTGACCCGCGGAGCCCGTCACTCTGATTCCCTGCCTCCTCACCCACCACTCGGGGAAGCATCGGCCAACTATATGGGGTCCAAATACATTGAGCCCGGCATTGTATCATTGACGCCTCTCCCTCCCCAACAAGGTCACTCCCAGAAGCCCGATAGGATTTGGGGGGATGCCAGGCTGTTGTTGCGCCCCGTCTACAACAAAGCGCCTGACTAATTGTAAGACCCTCCGTCTACAAAAATTCGCCTGGCTGTTTGTTTGAACCCTGGCTCCAGGACGGGCGCGTCACGTCCGTCATTCCCTGCCCTGCTCGGGACGTGGGGATTTGTGGAGAATTGAGCTCCATCTCCGCGGATGACCCCGCCCCGCGCGACAGGCACTCTATCAACGTGTCCGACACGCTCCGCGTCGCCCATCCGCCCGACCGGCCCCACCTGATCTACGACGGGGACTGCCGCTTCTGCACCTTCTGGGTGCGGCGCTGGGCGCGAACCGCCGGGGACGTCGTGGTCTTCGTCCCCTCCCAGGATCCCCAGGTCGCCGAGGCCTTCCCCGAGATCCCTCGGGAACGGTTTGCCAATGCGGTTCAGTGGGTGGACACCGACGGCTCGGTTTCCAGCGGGGCCGAGGCGGTCTTCCGGGCCCTGGCGCATGGTCATCCCGGCTCCGGGCGCTGGCTGCGCCTCCACCAGCGCCACCCCGCCTTTGCCCGGATCACCGAAGGGGCCTACGCCGTCGTCGCCCGAAACCGCTCCATCTTCTCGCTCCTCACGCGAATGGGCTGGGGCCGACACTCCGATCCGTCCACGTTCCAGGCCGTCCGCCAGTTCTTCCTTCGCGGGCTTGGCCTGATCTACCTCGTTGCCTTCGCCTCGCTCTCCTGGCAGCTCACAGGGCTCCTTGGGGAAAATGGCATCCTCCCTGCCGCAGGCTGGATGGAAGCCCAGCGCACCCACTTTGCGGATGCCGGGTGGATGACCCGCTTGAGCCAGGTGCCGACCCTGTGCTGGTGGAACGTCAGCGATCCATTCCTCAAAGGCCTCTGCGCCCTCGGCCTGCTGCTCTCCACCGCCCTCGTCGCCGGCTGGGTTCCGCGTTTGGCGTTGGTCGGACTCTGGACCGCCTACCTCTCCCTCTCGGTGGTGGGTCAGGATTTCCTCTCGTTCCAATGGGACACCCTTCTCCTCGAGACGGGATTCCTGGCCATCCTTCTGGCGCCCGGCGGTTGGAGACTCGGCCGACCGGGCGAACGGCCTCCCTCGGCCATCGCCATCGGGCTCCTCCGCTGGCTGCTTTTCCGGCTGATGTTCCAATCCGGGGTGACCAAGTGGATCTACGGCGACCAAGCGTGGCGTTCATGGACGGCCCTGACCTTCCACTACGAAACCCAACCGCTGCCCACCCCGTTGGCCTGGTGGGCCCATCACCTTCCCGAACTCGTCCATCGAGCGGCCTGCGGCGGCATGTACGTCGTCGAATGGTTCGTCCCCTTCCTCTTCTTCGCCCCCCGACGTCCCCGCCTCTGGGCGGCCGGAGCCACGGCCCTGCTCCAGGTCGGCATCGCCCTCACCGGCAACTACACCTTCTTCAATGCCCTCACCCTCCTGCTCTGCGTGCCCCTGCTCGACGATGCGTGGCTGCACACAGCCCGAACCCGGCTGACCCGGCTTTTCCCGAAGGGACGTCGGCCCGCCTGGCTTCCAGCTCCATCGTCCGCCAGCAAGCCCTCGGAGGAACGATCGCCCGCACCGGCCTCCCGCAAGCCACTCTTCCGATCCGCCGCCCGCGGACTCTTGGGGGCCTCCATCGTTCTCGCCACCACGATCCCGATGACCTTCAACCTGCGCCTCGCCTTTCCCTGGCCCGAATGGATCCTGCGCGGTTACGCCACCCTCGCCCCGCTGCGCACCTTCAACTCCTACGGGCTGTTCCGGGTCATGACCCGGCCCCGCTACGAACTGATCCTCGAAGGCAGCCGCGACGGCTCCCAGTGGCTGGCCTACGAGTTCAGGCACAAACCGGGCGACCTTGCACGCCGGCCTGGCTGGGTCGCCCCCCACCAGCCGCGGCTCGACTGGCAGATGTGGTTCGAAGCCCTGCGCCCCCCGGGAAGCGGCGTGAGCCGCTGGTTCGCGGGATTGTGCCAG
The DNA window shown above is from Verrucomicrobiia bacterium and carries:
- a CDS encoding IPT/TIG domain-containing protein, which translates into the protein MVVSPSALRRFLSFGIGFATLAGATAATAATVTGFAPDRGPAGTEVVIVGTGLQSATQVYFGTTEAPGEILARAATSVRVRVPPNAFSGPISVFTGTGAATSSQIFVAAPRIELFEPAFGIPGTEVQLFGANFATGLAGGRGQVTAVTFDGQAAQFQVVALNQLRAVVPPNARTGPIRVVNEAGSATTPVPFHVAAVLSGFAPPRARPGDTIEIRGSNLGQALRVEFGTAPAAFAAQSPTNLLAVVPTNAVRAALQIVTPAGAAFTSSNFVVLPRIISFHPPTGSTGTNVVLEGGGFQGVTDVQFNGVKASFTATSPTRVTAVVPAGATTGPIKIVTPDGDFTTEASFTLPPRITAFTPGTGRRGDTVTVDGQNLNGVTRLLFHHAEAPFTVVSPTRLTAVVPALATTGRLTLESPAGSEVSAATFTVLPVLDGFSPNTGPFGTAVHLAGAGLTNLAWVRLGDADATFTVIDATNVRVVVPLAAFSGPFHVRTAGGVEVSSSASFFVTGAQPVLNAFQPATGNAGTSVTLTGLGLRTASQVTFGSVNAPFTVVSGTELRATAPAGVTTGRIAVTTLDGIAVSASDFIVDSGVVRLAIEVAEGQLVLRWPAGATDYTLESSTVLGPDAAWAAVPGTPVVQGAQRTLTLPLPGTGTRYFRLRQ
- a CDS encoding amidophosphoribosyltransferase, with protein sequence MSYNPSHPKHYCGVFGIYGTPNAAELTYCGLYALQHRGQESAGIVTSDGKQFRRHIGMGLVSSVFSGEMLHGLVGHSAIGHTRYSTTGSSILQNAQPLVVNCARGELAIGHNGNLTNAGQLREELEERGSIFQTSVDSEIILHLMAQPAGNGEPNALLSALRRIEGAFSLVILTNQELVGVRDPFGFRPLSLGRLGDAWVLASETCAFDLIGAKLERDIEPGEVVIINGEGVRSFHPFPEHQRRAFCIFEYVYFARPDSTIGNQSVYRARVELGRQLAREFPVDADIVVPVPDSGNYAALGYALESGIPYEMAFVRNHYVGRSFLQPSQLIRDFNVRVKLNLIADLVRGQRVVIVDDSIVRGTTSKARVTSLKEAGAKEVHVVVSCPPHMNPCVYGIDFPDRSKLMAANYTIDEIRRYLNADSLGYLSLEGMVKAVGAPKDSFCLACYNGDYPVPFSPSMEKHSMERRAARATSFREPFEKEALQTTLL
- a CDS encoding lipase maturation factor family protein, with protein sequence MSDTLRVAHPPDRPHLIYDGDCRFCTFWVRRWARTAGDVVVFVPSQDPQVAEAFPEIPRERFANAVQWVDTDGSVSSGAEAVFRALAHGHPGSGRWLRLHQRHPAFARITEGAYAVVARNRSIFSLLTRMGWGRHSDPSTFQAVRQFFLRGLGLIYLVAFASLSWQLTGLLGENGILPAAGWMEAQRTHFADAGWMTRLSQVPTLCWWNVSDPFLKGLCALGLLLSTALVAGWVPRLALVGLWTAYLSLSVVGQDFLSFQWDTLLLETGFLAILLAPGGWRLGRPGERPPSAIAIGLLRWLLFRLMFQSGVTKWIYGDQAWRSWTALTFHYETQPLPTPLAWWAHHLPELVHRAACGGMYVVEWFVPFLFFAPRRPRLWAAGATALLQVGIALTGNYTFFNALTLLLCVPLLDDAWLHTARTRLTRLFPKGRRPAWLPAPSSASKPSEERSPAPASRKPLFRSAARGLLGASIVLATTIPMTFNLRLAFPWPEWILRGYATLAPLRTFNSYGLFRVMTRPRYELILEGSRDGSQWLAYEFRHKPGDLARRPGWVAPHQPRLDWQMWFEALRPPGSGVSRWFAGLCQRLLDGNPATLRLLDHNPFPDAPPRFLRVRRYEYRFTTPAERRDSGHWWVREPAGLHLPPVALR
- a CDS encoding DUF1080 domain-containing protein, whose amino-acid sequence is MNPFRTSRLCVAVACLVWTVLPAAAAPGTEPGFQRIFDGTTLEGWSGDPRFWRVENGSIVGETTPSNVAEGNTFLIWERGGVDDFEIRLRFRMPTDYANSGVQIRSVRHGTYVVGGYQPDLSNDGWTGALYEERGRGILARRGETVVIAPDGTRTVTRWGDGDALAARVRLRDWNEYHITARGNHLVTRVNGVKMSELIDLGSEARFDGLLAFQLHSGPPMRVEIRDVQLRRLPLSDDRKKVVFVAGTLSHGYGNHEHRAGCLLLARLLGENVEGIQSAVYTNGWPKDPTAFDNADAIVMFSNGGGGHMALPHLDRLDEVMKRGVGLGAIHYAVEIPKGDSGDYFLRWLGGYFETHWSVNPHWTASIRQLPGHPAARGVKPFEIYDEWYYHMRFADDLEQVVPIFSALPPPESLSRPDGPHSGNPQVRAAVLERRESQHLMWTYQRGQMPGRGFGITGAHYHWNWAHPGFRTAVLNAIVWIAGREVPEGGVRTAPVTLEELLVNQDYERPANFDMDTWSRRIDAWKSVAP